One stretch of Ficedula albicollis isolate OC2 chromosome 7, FicAlb1.5, whole genome shotgun sequence DNA includes these proteins:
- the IQCB1 gene encoding IQ calmodulin-binding motif-containing protein 1 isoform X2, translated as MAATDPQVLALAAQITESREQDIPLLLLKLKGILSSPSLGCEESNKIKQDMYDYGLTQYCLLVLKQDHSQLHGAWATAAQLAEILSHCCVGLEVKEDPEEFYKKFLPSAIDSLLVLGKRLQARFIRAIKEKEKQDFLHWFQIVTDAICWLFGGHIQLAACVLQNDRFLQLLITDDVETAIIMMSVLHNILRINSSVLLQVEEETLHSVLDELVYKLSSTTNPAVGSAATKLLLLVAKFCKQLVQLFTARYKGLKGLLSKQWTGKGFDREVNQLLDLLYLEQSSGKGGMQKQHQAACIIQAAWRGFQTRKRLKKLPQAVITLQRSFRAKREQELQHLTKQKEDEALKLQMQLQRQRAMRLFHERQLALLEVVHASQVNKYMQEMEEKSALTIQRFWRGYRARRIFHQQKQSLKEHKAAIIIQRAACKFLEKRRRRRPLSPWKEPKGLTDEQRLALQQKVDDYIKLHPASQMSEETSKELHMQAQAKLAQFLLRSRLDQRAAQRREALLAQVNTDVELLMNAPGLAETTEKDLGTFMSRSIPIATKARQSHNTMLKYTRWPWWKKLGDEFMEDDVIPDDAINTELETLFFGGRKSF; from the exons ATGGCAGCCACGGACCCTCAGGTCCTGGCCTTGGCTGCTCAGATCActgagagcagagaacaggac attcccctgctgctgctgaagttaAAGG GAATTTTAAGTAGTCCTTCCTTAGGATGTGAagaatcaaataaaattaagcaaGATATGTACGATTATGGTCTTACTCAGTACTGCTTGCTGGTCCTTAAGCAGGACCACTCTCAGCTGCATGGAGCCTGGGCTACTGCTGCCCAGCTAGCAGAGATactaag TCATTGCTGTGTAGGGCTAGAAGTGAAAGAAGATCCTGAGGAATTTTACAAGAAGTTTCTTCCTTCAGCTATAGACAGCCTGCTGGTTTTGGGAAAACGCTTGCAAGCACGATTTATCCGAGCAATCAAG gagaaagaaaaacaagacttTTTACACTGGTTCCAAATAGTAACTGATGCCATCTGCTGGCTGTTCGGTGGACATATTCAACTAGCAGCATGTG TACTACAAAATGATCGCTTCCTGCAGTTGTTAATAACAGATGATGTTGAAACAGCAATTATAATGATGTCTGTGTTACACAACATTTTGAGGATCAATAG TTCTGTCTTGCTTCAAGTTGAAGAAGAGACCCTTCACTCTGTTTTGGATGAACTTGTTTATAAGCTTTCCTCTACCACCAATCCTGCTGTAGGAAGCGCTGCCACAAAATTGCTGTTGTTAGTGGCAAAATTTTGTAAACAGCTCGTGCAGTTATTCACAGCTCGCTACAAAG GATTAAAAGGGCTTTTAAGTAAACAGTGGACTGGCAAAGGATTTGACAGGGAGGTCAATCAACTCTTGGACTTACTGTATTTGGAAcaatccagtggaaaaggaggaatgcAG aAGCAGCATCAAGCAGCTTGTATAATCCAGGCAGCATGGCGGGGATTTCAGACaaggaaaaggctgaaaaagctACCCCAAGCAGTGATCACTTTACAGAGGAGCTTCAG AGCTAAACGGGAACAGGAGCTACAGCATTTAACCAAACAGAAGGAAGATGAAGCTCTAAAACTGCAAATGCAACTTCAGAGACAGAGGGCCATGAGACTCTTCCATGAACGACAGCTGGCCTTACTGGAAGTTGTCCATGCCA GTCAGGTGAATAAATACATGCAGGAAATGGAGGAGAAATCGGCATTAACTATCCAGAGATTCTGGCGAGGGTATAGAGCAAGAAGAATTTTTCATCAGCAGAAACAATCTCTTAAGGAGCATAAGGCAGCTATCATCATTCAGAGAGCA GCTTGTAAATTCTTGGAGAAACGAAGAAGGAGGAGACCTCTCTCTCCTTGGAAAGAACCCAAGGGACTGACTGATGAGCAGAGACTAGCTTTGCAGCAGAAGGTGGATGACTACATCAAATTGCATCCG GCTTCCCAAATGTCAGAAGAAACAAGTAAGGAATTGCATATGCAGGCTCAGGCAAAGCTGGCACAGTTCCTGTTGAGGAGCAGGCTGgatcagagagcagcacagcgGAGAGAGGCTTTACTGGCTCAGGTCAACACTGATGTGGAGCTGCTAATGA ATGCTCCAGGTTTAGCAGAGACCACAGAAAAAGATCTTGGTACCTTTATGAGTCGATCAATCCCTATAGCTACCAAGGCAAGACAAAGCCACAACACTATGCTAAAATACACTCGGTGGCCATGGTGGAAGAAGCTTGGAGATGAGTTTATGGAGGATGATGTAATTCCTGATGATGCCATAAACACAGAACTGGAAACTCTCTTTTTTGGAGGAAGGAAATCCTTTTAG
- the IQCB1 gene encoding IQ calmodulin-binding motif-containing protein 1 isoform X1, with product MAATDPQVLALAAQITESREQDIPLLLLKLKGILSSPSLGCEESNKIKQDMYDYGLTQYCLLVLKQDHSQLHGAWATAAQLAEILSHCCVGLEVKEDPEEFYKKFLPSAIDSLLVLGKRLQARFIRAIKEKEKQDFLHWFQIVTDAICWLFGGHIQLAACVLQNDRFLQLLITDDVETAIIMMSVLHNILRINSSVLLQVEEETLHSVLDELVYKLSSTTNPAVGSAATKLLLLVAKFCKQLVQLFTARYKGLKGLLSKQWTGKGFDREVNQLLDLLYLEQSSGKGGMQKQHQAACIIQAAWRGFQTRKRLKKLPQAVITLQRSFRAKREQELQHLTKQKEDEALKLQMQLQRQRAMRLFHERQLALLEVVHASQVNKYMQEMEEKSALTIQRFWRGYRARRIFHQQKQSLKEHKAAIIIQRAACKFLEKRRRRRPLSPWKEPKGLTDEQRLALQQKVDDYIKLHPASQMSEETSKELHMQAQAKLAQFLLRSRLDQRAAQRREALLAQVNTDVELLMNAPGLAETTEKDLGTFMSRSIPIATKARQSHNTMLKYTRWPWWKKLGDEFMEDDVIPDDAINTELETLFFGGRKSF from the exons ATGGCAGCCACGGACCCTCAGGTCCTGGCCTTGGCTGCTCAGATCActgagagcagagaacaggacattcccctgctgctgctgaagttaAAGG GAATTTTAAGTAGTCCTTCCTTAGGATGTGAagaatcaaataaaattaagcaaGATATGTACGATTATGGTCTTACTCAGTACTGCTTGCTGGTCCTTAAGCAGGACCACTCTCAGCTGCATGGAGCCTGGGCTACTGCTGCCCAGCTAGCAGAGATactaag TCATTGCTGTGTAGGGCTAGAAGTGAAAGAAGATCCTGAGGAATTTTACAAGAAGTTTCTTCCTTCAGCTATAGACAGCCTGCTGGTTTTGGGAAAACGCTTGCAAGCACGATTTATCCGAGCAATCAAG gagaaagaaaaacaagacttTTTACACTGGTTCCAAATAGTAACTGATGCCATCTGCTGGCTGTTCGGTGGACATATTCAACTAGCAGCATGTG TACTACAAAATGATCGCTTCCTGCAGTTGTTAATAACAGATGATGTTGAAACAGCAATTATAATGATGTCTGTGTTACACAACATTTTGAGGATCAATAG TTCTGTCTTGCTTCAAGTTGAAGAAGAGACCCTTCACTCTGTTTTGGATGAACTTGTTTATAAGCTTTCCTCTACCACCAATCCTGCTGTAGGAAGCGCTGCCACAAAATTGCTGTTGTTAGTGGCAAAATTTTGTAAACAGCTCGTGCAGTTATTCACAGCTCGCTACAAAG GATTAAAAGGGCTTTTAAGTAAACAGTGGACTGGCAAAGGATTTGACAGGGAGGTCAATCAACTCTTGGACTTACTGTATTTGGAAcaatccagtggaaaaggaggaatgcAG aAGCAGCATCAAGCAGCTTGTATAATCCAGGCAGCATGGCGGGGATTTCAGACaaggaaaaggctgaaaaagctACCCCAAGCAGTGATCACTTTACAGAGGAGCTTCAG AGCTAAACGGGAACAGGAGCTACAGCATTTAACCAAACAGAAGGAAGATGAAGCTCTAAAACTGCAAATGCAACTTCAGAGACAGAGGGCCATGAGACTCTTCCATGAACGACAGCTGGCCTTACTGGAAGTTGTCCATGCCA GTCAGGTGAATAAATACATGCAGGAAATGGAGGAGAAATCGGCATTAACTATCCAGAGATTCTGGCGAGGGTATAGAGCAAGAAGAATTTTTCATCAGCAGAAACAATCTCTTAAGGAGCATAAGGCAGCTATCATCATTCAGAGAGCA GCTTGTAAATTCTTGGAGAAACGAAGAAGGAGGAGACCTCTCTCTCCTTGGAAAGAACCCAAGGGACTGACTGATGAGCAGAGACTAGCTTTGCAGCAGAAGGTGGATGACTACATCAAATTGCATCCG GCTTCCCAAATGTCAGAAGAAACAAGTAAGGAATTGCATATGCAGGCTCAGGCAAAGCTGGCACAGTTCCTGTTGAGGAGCAGGCTGgatcagagagcagcacagcgGAGAGAGGCTTTACTGGCTCAGGTCAACACTGATGTGGAGCTGCTAATGA ATGCTCCAGGTTTAGCAGAGACCACAGAAAAAGATCTTGGTACCTTTATGAGTCGATCAATCCCTATAGCTACCAAGGCAAGACAAAGCCACAACACTATGCTAAAATACACTCGGTGGCCATGGTGGAAGAAGCTTGGAGATGAGTTTATGGAGGATGATGTAATTCCTGATGATGCCATAAACACAGAACTGGAAACTCTCTTTTTTGGAGGAAGGAAATCCTTTTAG
- the IQCB1 gene encoding IQ calmodulin-binding motif-containing protein 1 isoform X3 — protein sequence MAATDPQVLALAAQITESREQDIPLLLLKLKGILSSPSLGCEESNKIKQDMYDYGLTQYCLLVLKQDHSQLHGAWATAAQLAEILSHCCVGLEVKEDPEEFYKKFLPSAIDSLLVLGKRLQARFIRAIKEKEKQDFLHWFQIVTDAICWLFGGHIQLAACGLKGLLSKQWTGKGFDREVNQLLDLLYLEQSSGKGGMQKQHQAACIIQAAWRGFQTRKRLKKLPQAVITLQRSFRAKREQELQHLTKQKEDEALKLQMQLQRQRAMRLFHERQLALLEVVHASQVNKYMQEMEEKSALTIQRFWRGYRARRIFHQQKQSLKEHKAAIIIQRAACKFLEKRRRRRPLSPWKEPKGLTDEQRLALQQKVDDYIKLHPASQMSEETSKELHMQAQAKLAQFLLRSRLDQRAAQRREALLAQVNTDVELLMNAPGLAETTEKDLGTFMSRSIPIATKARQSHNTMLKYTRWPWWKKLGDEFMEDDVIPDDAINTELETLFFGGRKSF from the exons ATGGCAGCCACGGACCCTCAGGTCCTGGCCTTGGCTGCTCAGATCActgagagcagagaacaggacattcccctgctgctgctgaagttaAAGG GAATTTTAAGTAGTCCTTCCTTAGGATGTGAagaatcaaataaaattaagcaaGATATGTACGATTATGGTCTTACTCAGTACTGCTTGCTGGTCCTTAAGCAGGACCACTCTCAGCTGCATGGAGCCTGGGCTACTGCTGCCCAGCTAGCAGAGATactaag TCATTGCTGTGTAGGGCTAGAAGTGAAAGAAGATCCTGAGGAATTTTACAAGAAGTTTCTTCCTTCAGCTATAGACAGCCTGCTGGTTTTGGGAAAACGCTTGCAAGCACGATTTATCCGAGCAATCAAG gagaaagaaaaacaagacttTTTACACTGGTTCCAAATAGTAACTGATGCCATCTGCTGGCTGTTCGGTGGACATATTCAACTAGCAGCATGTG GATTAAAAGGGCTTTTAAGTAAACAGTGGACTGGCAAAGGATTTGACAGGGAGGTCAATCAACTCTTGGACTTACTGTATTTGGAAcaatccagtggaaaaggaggaatgcAG aAGCAGCATCAAGCAGCTTGTATAATCCAGGCAGCATGGCGGGGATTTCAGACaaggaaaaggctgaaaaagctACCCCAAGCAGTGATCACTTTACAGAGGAGCTTCAG AGCTAAACGGGAACAGGAGCTACAGCATTTAACCAAACAGAAGGAAGATGAAGCTCTAAAACTGCAAATGCAACTTCAGAGACAGAGGGCCATGAGACTCTTCCATGAACGACAGCTGGCCTTACTGGAAGTTGTCCATGCCA GTCAGGTGAATAAATACATGCAGGAAATGGAGGAGAAATCGGCATTAACTATCCAGAGATTCTGGCGAGGGTATAGAGCAAGAAGAATTTTTCATCAGCAGAAACAATCTCTTAAGGAGCATAAGGCAGCTATCATCATTCAGAGAGCA GCTTGTAAATTCTTGGAGAAACGAAGAAGGAGGAGACCTCTCTCTCCTTGGAAAGAACCCAAGGGACTGACTGATGAGCAGAGACTAGCTTTGCAGCAGAAGGTGGATGACTACATCAAATTGCATCCG GCTTCCCAAATGTCAGAAGAAACAAGTAAGGAATTGCATATGCAGGCTCAGGCAAAGCTGGCACAGTTCCTGTTGAGGAGCAGGCTGgatcagagagcagcacagcgGAGAGAGGCTTTACTGGCTCAGGTCAACACTGATGTGGAGCTGCTAATGA ATGCTCCAGGTTTAGCAGAGACCACAGAAAAAGATCTTGGTACCTTTATGAGTCGATCAATCCCTATAGCTACCAAGGCAAGACAAAGCCACAACACTATGCTAAAATACACTCGGTGGCCATGGTGGAAGAAGCTTGGAGATGAGTTTATGGAGGATGATGTAATTCCTGATGATGCCATAAACACAGAACTGGAAACTCTCTTTTTTGGAGGAAGGAAATCCTTTTAG